A segment of the Candidatus Eisenbacteria bacterium genome:
ACGCGAAGGTCGTGACGGGCGGGCTCGAGTGCGCCGACTGCCACGATCCCCACGCCTCGTCCAAGGAGGCGCTGTTGCGCATGGACGCGCACGAGCCGGTGGCGGAGGGGGACTGTGAGTCCTGCCACACGACGGAGGGAGGAAAGCCGACCCCGAAGCTCGTGGCGGCCGTTCCCAAGCTCTGCTTCCCGTGCCACGACGACCTCGAGGACGTCGCGGACCGGAAGCACCCGCACGATCCCGCCGCGGAGGGGGATTGCCTCGAGTGCCATGACCCGCATCGCGGCGCGGAGCCCAAGCTCCTGGCCCGGAAGCCCGCGGCGCTCTGCGGCTCCTGCCACGACGAGATCGAGCCTCAGATGAAGGAGGCGGTCGTGCACGCCGCCTTCGCCTCCGGATCCTGCGCCTCGTGCCACGATCCCCACGGCTCCTCCGAGAAGAACCTCGCGAAGACCGCGGACGGCACGATGTGTCTCTCGTGCCACGAGACCGTCGCCACGAAGGCGGCGGCCAAGACCGGCGTTCATCCGCCCGTCGCGAAGAAGGACTGCGTCCGGTGCCACGAGCCTCACGCCGGGAAGCGGATCGGGCTCGCGCGTCAGGACGGGCGTGATCTCTGCAAGTCGTGCCACGCCGCCATCGACCAGAAGCTCGCGGGGCTCGAGCTGCACGCGCCCTTCCGCTCCGGACAGTGCGCCGCCTGCCACGATCCGCACCAGTCGGACCGCCCCGCGATGATGCGGGCGGACACCGCCTCCGTGTGCCAGCCGTGCCACGCGCAGGTGGAGCGCGAGGCGAAACAGACCGTCCCGCACAAGCCCGCGCTGGACGGGCAGTGTTTCTCGTGTCACGCGCCGCATGCCGGCCGCACCTCGGCGCTCCTCGTATCGAGCCAGAGCGAGTTCTGCGTGAGCTGCCACAAGGGAGTGGCCGCGAAGATCAAGGGCCCCGGCGCGCACACGCCGGCGGCGAAGGGGGAGTGCTCGGCCTGTCACGAGCCTCACGGAGGAGCGCGCAAGGCGCTCCTCAAGAGCACCCCGGAGGATCTCTGCGCGAAGTGCCACGCCGCCATCGGGACCGAGGGGGACAAGGTCCATCCCCCGGTGGAAGAGAAGGATTGCCTTTCCTGCCACGATCCGCACGGAGGCGCGGTGGCGCCCGCTCTGACGAGCGCCGCTCCGGAGCTCTGCTCCGACTGCCACGAGCTCACGGATACGGACCTGAAGGACGCTCACCAAGGGGCGGACCTGGCGAAGGTGAACTGTTTCTCGTGTCATACGCCGCACGCGTCCAAGAGCGCGGGGCTTCTGGCGCCGCACGCGCATCCAGGGTTCATGGAGAAGGAGTGCGCGAAGTGCCACGCCGCCGGAGTCCCGTCCAAGGCGAATCTCGTCAAGACGTCCTCGACGCTCTGCGCGTCCTGTCACGACGTGCCGCGGCGCGCGGCGGGCGGGTCCAAGACCGCGGGCGGCTCGGCCGCGGCCGGTGCGGTCCGGGTGCACCCGCCGGCGAAGGAAGGGAAGTGCGTCGCGTGCCACACCCCCCATGCCTCCGGCCGGGAGGGGCTGCTGGCCGATTCTCCGAAACGGCTATGCGTCTCGTGTCACAAGGATGTGATCGCTTCGGCCGCGCTCTCGCACGGCCACCCGCCCGCCGCCGCCGGAGAGTGCGCGTCGTGCCACGAGCCGCACGAGAGCGTGATTCCGGGCCTCCTCACCAA
Coding sequences within it:
- a CDS encoding cytochrome c3 family protein, yielding MTKRALLVLGCLAALLVAGPASAAKPKPSKAKKPTRACYECHETSRTEYQKKFVHAPVAKEDCLACHDSHGFAQNLVLKKPLNELCYVCHEPMKTAAKPEHEHAAFAKGDCIGCHDPHASNQPHLVRDGGPEASCFKCHTDTAKEAKLAHVHDTFRKGDCYACHTPHGGKNASLTRQVGDAACRPCHAAADTQRQHAKVVTGGLECADCHDPHASSKEALLRMDAHEPVAEGDCESCHTTEGGKPTPKLVAAVPKLCFPCHDDLEDVADRKHPHDPAAEGDCLECHDPHRGAEPKLLARKPAALCGSCHDEIEPQMKEAVVHAAFASGSCASCHDPHGSSEKNLAKTADGTMCLSCHETVATKAAAKTGVHPPVAKKDCVRCHEPHAGKRIGLARQDGRDLCKSCHAAIDQKLAGLELHAPFRSGQCAACHDPHQSDRPAMMRADTASVCQPCHAQVEREAKQTVPHKPALDGQCFSCHAPHAGRTSALLVSSQSEFCVSCHKGVAAKIKGPGAHTPAAKGECSACHEPHGGARKALLKSTPEDLCAKCHAAIGTEGDKVHPPVEEKDCLSCHDPHGGAVAPALTSAAPELCSDCHELTDTDLKDAHQGADLAKVNCFSCHTPHASKSAGLLAPHAHPGFMEKECAKCHAAGVPSKANLVKTSSTLCASCHDVPRRAAGGSKTAGGSAAAGAVRVHPPAKEGKCVACHTPHASGREGLLADSPKRLCVSCHKDVIASAALSHGHPPAAAGECASCHEPHESVIPGLLTKDPKELCGSCHKALAERLAKESAHGPVAKGWCFRCHASHGSAQAGMLKGPTATVCASCHDPALPAMKTKHQGFPVAQSDCSSCHDPHSQPAGKKGLLKPALHAPFARSQCQSCHGSKAAVATVTRGAELCVTCHEPSKAWAKKAVVHAPMKTQEACVACHSPHAGAARPVLRKEESKLCFSCHDASLVRGKFVHEALEDGCETCHDPHAAEVGGLLNKDADALCRSCHDDMSKHFHPTTGGKDPRTGEPLSCIGCHLPHSSQHEHLLSHEPKRELCLQCHDTSMRRPGD